The Mariprofundus ferrinatatus DNA window CACCGAAACGGCCCGATGCAACCTGCTTAATAGCAGAACGCATGGAGTCGCCATTGGCCATTGGTTTAAAACGGGCTGGCTCTTCGCCACCTTCACCGGTATTCGATTTGCCACCGATACGGTTCATGGCAATGGCTAGCGTGCTGTGCGCCTCATGCGAGATCGAACCGAACGACATTGCACCGGTAGCAAAACGTTTCACAATTTCAGCTGCAGGCTCAACTTCATCGATTGAAATCGGATTGCTGTCTTTAAATTTGAACAGGCCACGCAGTGTTTTCAGCTTTCCAGCCTGGTTGTTGATGGAGTCGGCATATTCTTTATATAATGAATAGTTAGATGTGCGTATTGCATGTTGAACTTTAGCGATTACCTCAGGGGTAAGGGTATGATCATCACCACGTGCACGCCATGCATAATCACCGCCGACATCCAGGGCATCTTTATAGATCATCACGCCGCGGAATGCATCGATATGACGCTGGGTCGCTTCCTGGGCAACCTCTGCAAGACCCGCACCTTCAATCTGAGTGGCTGTGCCGGTGAAGTACTTCTCGACAAAATCACTGGCCAGACCGACAGCCTCGAAGATCTGGGCTCCGCAGTATGACTGATAGGTGGAGATGCCCATCTTCGACATCACCTTGAACAGGCCCTTGCCGATCGCCTTGATATAGCGGGTTTCAATCTCCTGTTCGGAGAGATCTTCAGGCAGCTGACCATGACGTTTCATATCCACCAGCGTTTCAAAGGCGAGGTAAGGATTGATCGCTTCTGCACCAAAGCCGGCCAGGCAGGCAAAATGGTGTACTTCACGGGCAGAGCCTGTCTCGACAACCAGTCCGGTTTCGGTTCTGAGTCCTTTGCGGATCAGGTGATGGTGGACTGCAGATGTTGCAATCAGGGCAGGAATGGCAATGTGCTGCGCATCCATCTTGCGATCAGAGAGGATAATGATGTTGTAACGATCATTAACCGCCTTTTCGGCCTGTTTGCAGAGGTCTTCAATCGCCGCTTCCATGCCTGCGGCACCCTGGTCTATAGTGTAACAGGAGCAGAGGGTGATGGTGCGGAAACGGTTGTCGGTGTACTGATCGATATGGCGAATCTTCTCCACATCGACATTGGACAGGATCGGCTGATGCACCTCAAGGCGCAGCTGTGGCTCACTCTCTTCCAGGCCCAGAAGATTAGGGCGGGGCCCGATAATTGAGGTCAGGCTCATAACCATCTCTTCGCGAATCGGATCGATAGGTGGATTTGTTACCTGTGCAAAGAGCTGGCGGAAATAGTTGTAGAAAGGCTTGGCACGGTTGGAGAGAACAGTCAGGGGACTGTCATTACCCATGGAGCCGGTGCCCTCCTGGCCTGAAACCGCCATCGGTGTCATCAGGAATTTAATATCTTCCTGCGTGTAACCGAATGACTGCTGACGATGCAGCATGGTTTCGCGATCGGGAGCTTGCGGAGCCACCTCTTCAGGCAGGTTCTCCAGCTGGATCTGGGTTTTGGCCAGCCACTCCTGATAAGGCTTGGCGGATGCAAGCTGCTGTTTGATCTCGGCATCATCGATGATTCGGCCTGCTTCAAGGTCGATAAGCAGCATTTTACCCGGCTGCAGACGCCACTTTTTAACAATTCTCTCTTCTGGAATATCAAGAACGCCCATCTCCGATGCACCCAGCACCAGATCATCGTCGGTAACCAGGTAGCGGGCAGGACGAAGACCGTTGCGGTCAAGCGTTGCGCCGATCTGACGGCCATCCGTAAAGGCTACGGCAGCAGGGCCATCCCATGGCTCCATCAAGGCAGCGTGATGCTCGTAGAAAGCACGGCGCTGTTCATCCATGAGCTTATTGCCTGCCCAGGCTTCCGGGATCATCAGCATGGCTGCGTGTGCCAGTGAATAGCCGCCTGCAACCAGCAGTTCCAGAGCATTATCAAAGCATGCGGTATCTGACTGTCCTTCCTGGCTGATTGGCCAGAGTTTATCAAGATCTGCACCCAGCAGCTCCGATTTCATCGAGTGGCGGCGCGCATTCATCCAGTTGATATTGCCACGAACGGTGTTGATCTCACCATTATGTGCCATCATGCGGAACGGGTGTGCCAGTTCCCATGAAGGGAAGGTGTTGGTAGAGAAGCGCTGGTGCACCAGTGCAAGCGCAGAGGTCATGCGTGCATCGGCAAGGTCCTCGTAGTAGGCCGCCACCTGATGGGACAGGAACATGCCCTTGTATACAATGGTACGGCTGGAGAAGGATACGATATAGAAGTTGGCGCCATCTTTCATGCCCAGTGCCGCAACGGAATTGCTCACAACCTTACGGATGACAAACAGCTTGCGCTCAAAGGTGTCCTGGTCAGCACAATTGTCTCCGCGAGCCACGAAAAACTGGCGAATTACCGGTTCACAAGAGGTGACACTCTCCGGCAGGTCTGCACGTACGGAATCCACCGGCACATCGCGCCAGCCCAGCAGTGTCTGTCCTTCATCTGCAACCGTCTGCTCAATGATCTCCTGGCATGCTTTGCGATACGCTTTATCCTGGGGAAAGAAGACCATGCCGACGCCGTATTCTCCTTCGGCTGGAAGCTGGAAGTCGAGATCGGCTGTAACGGCTTCAAAAAACTGGTGGGGAATCTGCAGCAGAATGCCCGCACCATCGCCTTCGCGAGGATCTGCACCTGCAGCACCGCGGTGGGTGAGCCGTACGAGGATTTCAAGGCCTTTTTCGACAATGTCGTGGCTTTTTATGTTTTTGATATTGGCTACAAAACCTACGCCACAGGCATCATGCTCATTCCTGAAATCGTACAGTCCCTGCTTGACTGGCTTCCTGTTCACACTTGGTGAATTGCTCATGCTTCTAACCTCACAGATTAAGACTCAGACAATCGGCAGAACCGGTCGCACGATATGTATGAATCTGAATGCATCACTCAAACTTCTATCACTCCCCCCGGAGCGAAAAGGAGGCGCAATCTAGCGAAAGTGAAGACAATTCTCCACCATCATTGCTGACAAAAAAACCTTAGAAAAAAAACCATGGATTATCAGGGGCGCAGATGCCCCTCCATGATTTTAAGTGCCAAAGATCTTGGGACTATTTTCTGCAAAAGAAACAGAAGTTTATGGCGCCATCCGGGCACGCAGTAGCCGCCTCCACTGGCCAGTTTTTTCAGTGAAGCTTCGACAATCAACGCTATCGGGGTGCGAAAGAAACTACCGGGCCCGGATGGCATGCCGGATACATCCCTGAATCCGGTTGGAGAGGGGCCGGGAGCCAGCGTGACAACGCGAACCTTTCCGGCCAACTCGAAGCGAAGTGCTTCACTCCAGTAGGTCAACCCTGTTTTGGCGGCTGCATAGGTGCTCATGTAAGGGAGCGGCGCTTCGCCTGCCAGTGACGATACGTTGATAATGAAACCGCGGTTTTTCATCAGGCAGGGGAGAAGTGCATGGGTGATGGCGATTGGTGCCTTCAGGTCGGTCTTGATGACATCGATCTGCGGTACAATGCCTGTTTTCTCGAAGCTTCCCCAGATGCCGAATCCGGCATTGTTGACCAGCCCGACAAGTTGTTCATCGGCGACCGATTCAAGCAAACTAGTGATACCGGTTTTGGCATTCATGTCCGCCTGAATGAGCTTGTGTCGCTCAGGATGCTTGAGGCTTCCCAGGGTCATCTTCAAGCGGGGAAGATCGCGGCCGTGAAGAATAAGGCGATACCCCAGCGGCTCAATCTGTCTGGCGAATTCAATTCCAAAACCGCCGGATGCACCGGTGATCAGTACGGCAAGCTGCTTCCCCATTTAGGATGTAGTCTGGATTGGCAGCATCATTCGCTGCCTTTTTTCAAAGCAGGCAATTTCAGTCACACCCAGTGAGATCAAATGATCAAGGCATTCGTTCATGGCGTGGCCAACTTCAGCTGGCGCATGCGCATCTGAGCCGAAGGAGAAAGGGATGCCAAGTTCTGCTGCCCGTTTTACGATTCTGGCCTGCGGGTAGATTTCCCCGACTGGTTTTCGCAGCCCTGCTGAGCTTATCTCCAGGGCCACATCTGCCTTTTTCACAGCCTGAAGCATTGATTCAATTGCATCGTTCACCGCTTTAGAGTCGGAAGGGGGGCGGTGCCCGAACTTCTTGATGAGATCCGGATGACCGATGATGTTGAAAAGTCCTGACTGGGCTGACTGCTCTACCAGTTTGAAATAGGCACAGTAGGCATCCTCGATTCTCCAGGTGTCCCAAATCTGTATCGTGTCCGGGTTATCAAAACCCCAGTCACCAATATAGTGGACTGATCCGATGACATAGTCCCACGGATGGGTCTCAATCATCTCCATGACATAGGTTTCGGTGCCGGGATGAAAATCCGCTTCGATGCCGAGCCTGATGGTGAGCTGCTCCGCATACTTTTTTCGTGCATGCTCTACCTCGGTGATATAGTCCTTCAGCTCGAAGTGACCCATGCGCCAGGCCTTATCATAGTCGCCTGGCATAGGGCTGTGATCGGACATGCCGATCTCTCTCAAGCCGGCAGCAATGGCAGCATCAGCATAATCGGCAACGGTACCTGTAGCATGATTGCAGCGAGGCGTGTGCATATGGTAATCGGGAACGGGTTGATAGCGCATGCAGCTATCCTAAAGCAGCGGAGCAAGCTGGCAACTTTGCATAGAAAAGGGCAACGAAAAGGGGCGCGAGATGATTCGCGCCCCTTGGAATTCAATGTCCATGAATAACAGCCGGCACAGGACCGGAGTTTATTTAGAGTTCAGATCAGTGATGAAACAACACCGTAAAAAGCAACTAGCACCACGATAGCGATAATAACTGCTCGATCTTCGGTCTGGCTGACTGGATTAAACGACTTCTGCATTGCGGCCTCCATGAATGATCTGATTTCAAATTACAGATCGATTTTTAGTCTCTTTCGACGCGGCATATGTGACCTGCATCACAACTGTTGCAAATTGCCTTCCGGTGTATTTTTTTGAGCAATCATCACGTATTCGGCGAAGAGGGGAGATAAAGGGTTTGACACGTCCTTCTAAATTCGCACACTTCGCGCCGCAACAGAGCGCGCCTATAGCTCAGTTGGTAGAGTAGCGGACTTTTAATCCGTGGGTCCTAGGTTCGAGTCCTAGTGGGCGCACCATATTCATAAAGGGTCACGAATTTTCGTGGCCCTTTTTCATTTCCTGAGGCGTTTGACATCCTGGAAGGCTCTTAATGAGAGTACCAAATGAATTCACCTCCATATTTATATCATGCAGCCATGATGATTTGGGTCACATTTTTCCAGATAGCTATTGTCAGAGTTGAACGAAATTATCGAATGGGAGAGATAGATAGATGAGCGGCAAACGTCAGTCTGAAACTGAGATTCAACATGAGGGTGCAAACCTGAGGGAGCAACTGCACGCGATCGTTAGCCATGAGTTGGAGGCTTTTGCTGATGTAGATCGAATTGGCGAGGTAAGTGAATTGCAGGATAAGGTCGATGGCTTTATGAAAAACCTGCAGATCCACTTTGACAGTTATATCCACGAAATCGAGAAAGAGAATGCCGAGCCGGTATCCGAAGCAGCACCATCTATTGATTCAGCATCGGCAGAAGAGCCAGCCCCCAAAGGCTCTGAGGTGATCAATCTGGAGAAGGAGTTCCACACCTACGGTATTACGAAGGCCAACGGCATTGATGAAGAGAAGAAGCCACTCTCCCATACCCTGATACAGGCAGCAGTCGGTACTGCCATTGCGGCTGCTCTGCTGTGGGTGTTCTGGCCAACCTCAGAGCAGCAGGCGGTTGTTGTAGAGGCTCCTCAGACAACTATCGAATCGTCCCTGCCTGATACAACCGTTACTGATGCTGAAGATGCCACAGCAGATGCGAATGTGATTGCGCCAGAAGTGGTGGTGACTGAACTACAGCGTGAGCCAGAAATCATAACTGAACCGGTTGCTGTCGTTGTGGAAGAAGTTAAACCTGAACCTGTTGCAGAAAGCGTGACAGAGAGTACGCCCGAAGTTGAGGAAGCGGCCAAGCGTGAGGTTGCCCCGGAGAGCAAACCTGTTGAGAAACAGGCTGCATCAGAGCCGAAGGGTCAAAAGATCACGGTGACTGCCCACTTTGGCAATGTACGAAATGCGCCGGATAACACAGGCAAGGTGATTTCACGCCTTAAAAAGGGCGATGTGGTTTACAAGCTGGAAGAGAACGATGGATGGTTCCATGTCAGGCTGAACAACGACTCAGTTGCCTGGGTGCACCACAGTGTATTTGCTCCGCGTCTTCAGGTGACTGTCGATCTGGGGAATATCCGCAGCGAGCCGAACAGTAAAGGTGAAATCGTCACTCGTCTGAAGAAGGGTGCCTATATCACGAAGATGGGCGAAAAGAAGGATTGGTATCAGGTTAAGCTGGATAGCGGAACGACTGCCTGGGCACATCGATCGATATTCTGATTAATGAAAGGTCAGTGAAAAGCCGTCCATATTGGGCGGCTTTTTTTATGCTTGTCCGGCTACAGTTTCAACATCCTTCAATCCCAGACAGATAGGCTTCAGCTTCATCGGCCGTGAGTTTATGCATGATGCGGGCCTGTCGAAGTGCGGCGGTGCGCATTTGGCGTGCCAGCAGATCGCGTATTGTTTCATCATCGTCGATCTTGAGTCGCTCCATATGGCTGCTGATTTTCAGTGAGATACCCTTCAATTTATCGTAATTGGCACTGTCACGAAGATAATAGGGGGTTAATGGCAGAAGCCCGTTGGCGTGAACAACTGCAAGGCGGTATCGCTTGCTGTCAGGTGCAATGCCGGAATCGGCCTGGATGAAGAGCTTTTCGATGTCCGGGATCGCGATCGTGCCGCCCCGTCGAATAAACGGGCCTCGCTGCGACCAGTTCAGTACGTTTGCAGCAAAATCGAAATGCCAGCGCGATCTGAGAGATATCTGTGCGGCACTATAGATCAGCAGGCCTGAAGCGAAGACAAGTACGGGAATGGTCACCAGTTTAAATGGCAGGTCGCCAATTCCGTAGCGTAGAATCAGAAGTAAAGGGAGAAGACCCCCGATCCATAAGAGAACAATCATTCCCCACCATGTATCTTCGACCGACAGGCCTTGCTCAGTTTCGGAAACCTTCATGTCTCCTCCTCTGCACTCGTGTAATGCTTGGGCAGTCTGATATTACTATAGATCAAACGCGCTTGGAGCGACAGGTCAAAAGAGCTACTTCAGGGGGCGGAAACGGAGCTGGTTAACACGGAAATACTCAAATTGCTCCTTCGGAAGCTGGAAAGGTGCTGCTGCCTGGATGGCGCGGATCAATGAGGCATCCATCATATCATTGCCTGAGCTTTCCATGATTTTCACCGATACCACTTCACCGGTACGGGAGAGCTCCATCTCAACGAGCGGATCAGTAACCTCGCTGCTGCTTGCGGGAACCTTCCAGTGCTCCTGCACTGCTGCCTGCATCAGCGCGATATAGCGTTCAATTTCGTTTCTTGAGAGCTGCTGGCCGGCAATATTTGCAATGTCAGGCCGTGATGTAGAGGCCTTGTTGCGGCTTTCTGCACTACGGTCGGTAGTCGAAGCAATGGGGGCGAACGGATCGAAATCGAGCTGCTGTTTTTTTGCGGCGGCTTTCGGGGCAGGGGCTGCTTTCACCTCCGGCTTCGGCTCTGCCTTTGGCTTGGGTTTCGGTTTCTCTTCCAGTTTCAGCACAGGCTCTTTCTTGGGGTCAACCTTTGGTTTTTCAGTCGCCTTCGGTTTGGGCGCTTCCTGTTTTACCGGCTTGGCTTTGCGCCGCGCCATATGTTCGATCTCAGATAGCTGTTGCGCGGAGATCATCATCACCTCAATGCGCTGCAGTGGTTCATCCTGCTTCTCGTTTTGCCAGTAGGCGAGCACTACAGCCACGATAATAACAAGAAGGTGAAGAAGCGCGGCATAGATCAGATCCAGCCTGGTAAGGTCTGCCGAACTATCCTGAGATAACTCTTTTTTAACGGTGTGGCTCAGTGACAAGGCCAACTTTCCTGATGCCTGCACTCTCCAGCAGGCTCATCACTTCGGCAACGCGGCCGTATGGCGTTTTGGCATCGCCGCGAATAAAGACCGGTAGCCCCGGCTTCTGTTCGCGCATCGCCTTGATTCGCGGTGCAAGTTGTTTGATATCGATCGGCAGCTTCTGCATAAATATGGCACCGTCAGCACGTATGGTGACAACCAGAGGTTCAACGTTCTGCTGCATCGCAGGGGATTCGGCATCAGGAAGATCGACATTGACTCCCTGGGTGAGCAGGGGAGCGGTTACCATGAAAATAATCAGCAGTACCAGCATCACATCAACCAGAGGTGTGACGTTGATCTCTCCCATCGGTTCGGAGTCCTTGCTCCATTTGCTCTGTCCGGCCCACATGGCTGATTATCCCTTGATGTGGCGGGCGATAATGTTGAGAAATTCTGAGCTGAACTGCTCCATATTGGCCGCCATGCGTTTAAGGTCGGAAGTGAACTTGTTGTAAGCCACCACCGCAGGGATGGCCGCTATCAGGCCGAAGGCAGTGGCTACAAGTGCCTCGGCAATTCCAGGTGCCACCGCAGTAAGCGAGGTGTTTTTGGTCAGTGCGATACTTTGGAATGCATTCACGATTCCCCAGACGGTACCGAACAGTCCGATAAACGGTGATGTGGAGCCTACCGTGGCAAGAAAGGCAAGGTTGCGTGACAGTTTTTCCATCTCACGGGAGAATGCTGCATCAAGGGCACGGCGAATGCCGTCTATGCCGCCGGCTGCAACAATTTTTCCTGCAATCTCCTGTGTCGCATCGCGACGCGAGCGCATAAATTCACGATATCCGGCCTGGAAAATATTCGGCAAAGGCGAATCAGGGTATTGCTGGGGAATGCCGGTCATGATGGTGTCCATATCCGTTCCGCCCCAGAAGTTGTGCGAGAACTGCTCAGCCTCATTGCGGGTTTTACTGTAAAGGCGCCATTTGTTAAAAATAATCGCCCATGACATGACGGAGAGAAGCATAAGCAGCACAAGGACGCCTTGAACAACAAAGCCTGCATTGAGGACAAGGGTGAGGATAGAAAGATCCTGATTCATGAGTTCTCCTTCGGATTCAAATGATTGCGCAGCGTGTCTGATACAGGTGAGGGGATGCGGCCTGCCCGGCCTTCACGTG harbors:
- the gltB gene encoding glutamate synthase large subunit, yielding MSNSPSVNRKPVKQGLYDFRNEHDACGVGFVANIKNIKSHDIVEKGLEILVRLTHRGAAGADPREGDGAGILLQIPHQFFEAVTADLDFQLPAEGEYGVGMVFFPQDKAYRKACQEIIEQTVADEGQTLLGWRDVPVDSVRADLPESVTSCEPVIRQFFVARGDNCADQDTFERKLFVIRKVVSNSVAALGMKDGANFYIVSFSSRTIVYKGMFLSHQVAAYYEDLADARMTSALALVHQRFSTNTFPSWELAHPFRMMAHNGEINTVRGNINWMNARRHSMKSELLGADLDKLWPISQEGQSDTACFDNALELLVAGGYSLAHAAMLMIPEAWAGNKLMDEQRRAFYEHHAALMEPWDGPAAVAFTDGRQIGATLDRNGLRPARYLVTDDDLVLGASEMGVLDIPEERIVKKWRLQPGKMLLIDLEAGRIIDDAEIKQQLASAKPYQEWLAKTQIQLENLPEEVAPQAPDRETMLHRQQSFGYTQEDIKFLMTPMAVSGQEGTGSMGNDSPLTVLSNRAKPFYNYFRQLFAQVTNPPIDPIREEMVMSLTSIIGPRPNLLGLEESEPQLRLEVHQPILSNVDVEKIRHIDQYTDNRFRTITLCSCYTIDQGAAGMEAAIEDLCKQAEKAVNDRYNIIILSDRKMDAQHIAIPALIATSAVHHHLIRKGLRTETGLVVETGSAREVHHFACLAGFGAEAINPYLAFETLVDMKRHGQLPEDLSEQEIETRYIKAIGKGLFKVMSKMGISTYQSYCGAQIFEAVGLASDFVEKYFTGTATQIEGAGLAEVAQEATQRHIDAFRGVMIYKDALDVGGDYAWRARGDDHTLTPEVIAKVQHAIRTSNYSLYKEYADSINNQAGKLKTLRGLFKFKDSNPISIDEVEPAAEIVKRFATGAMSFGSISHEAHSTLAIAMNRIGGKSNTGEGGEEPARFKPMANGDSMRSAIKQVASGRFGVTTEYLANSDQIQIKMAQGAKPGEGGQLPGHKVDKRIGRVRHSTPGVGLISPPPHHDIYSIEDLAQLIFDLKNTNPVADISVKLVSEIGVGTVAAGVVKAHADHVVIAGHDGGTGASPLTSIKHAGSAWELGLAETQQTLVLNRLRGRTILQADGQMRTGRDVVIAALLGADEVAFGTIALIAEGCIMMRKCHLNTCPVGVATQDPELRKKFVGKPEDVVNFFMYVAEEAREIMAELGFRTFDEMIGRSDLLDTNEAIKHWKSKGLDLSPIFHQVDANGTSVYHTEKQDHGLDKLIDNKLIEQAQPALENGTPVVIETPICNVDRSFGTMLSGQVAKRYGHAGLPEDTIAIKAKGIAGQSLGAWLTRGVSIDLAGEGNDYVGKGLSGGRIAIYPPANSKIIAEENIIVGNTVLFGAIAGECYFRGVGGERFAVRNSGAVAVVEGVGDHCCEYMTGGTIVVLGETGRNFAAGMSGGIAYVLDRDGTFENRCNMAQVALEPVASEADALEELDHQGADLETHGRVDIKHGLSQNDQKILRTLIQRHVHYTNSAVGKRILENWNDYLGQFVKVMPVEYRRALAEMEAEKAAEKEQANG
- a CDS encoding SDR family NAD(P)-dependent oxidoreductase, with the translated sequence MGKQLAVLITGASGGFGIEFARQIEPLGYRLILHGRDLPRLKMTLGSLKHPERHKLIQADMNAKTGITSLLESVADEQLVGLVNNAGFGIWGSFEKTGIVPQIDVIKTDLKAPIAITHALLPCLMKNRGFIINVSSLAGEAPLPYMSTYAAAKTGLTYWSEALRFELAGKVRVVTLAPGPSPTGFRDVSGMPSGPGSFFRTPIALIVEASLKKLASGGGYCVPGWRHKLLFLLQKIVPRSLALKIMEGHLRP
- the hisJ gene encoding histidinol-phosphatase HisJ; translation: MRYQPVPDYHMHTPRCNHATGTVADYADAAIAAGLREIGMSDHSPMPGDYDKAWRMGHFELKDYITEVEHARKKYAEQLTIRLGIEADFHPGTETYVMEMIETHPWDYVIGSVHYIGDWGFDNPDTIQIWDTWRIEDAYCAYFKLVEQSAQSGLFNIIGHPDLIKKFGHRPPSDSKAVNDAIESMLQAVKKADVALEISSAGLRKPVGEIYPQARIVKRAAELGIPFSFGSDAHAPAEVGHAMNECLDHLISLGVTEIACFEKRQRMMLPIQTTS
- a CDS encoding SH3 domain-containing protein encodes the protein MSGKRQSETEIQHEGANLREQLHAIVSHELEAFADVDRIGEVSELQDKVDGFMKNLQIHFDSYIHEIEKENAEPVSEAAPSIDSASAEEPAPKGSEVINLEKEFHTYGITKANGIDEEKKPLSHTLIQAAVGTAIAAALLWVFWPTSEQQAVVVEAPQTTIESSLPDTTVTDAEDATADANVIAPEVVVTELQREPEIITEPVAVVVEEVKPEPVAESVTESTPEVEEAAKREVAPESKPVEKQAASEPKGQKITVTAHFGNVRNAPDNTGKVISRLKKGDVVYKLEENDGWFHVRLNNDSVAWVHHSVFAPRLQVTVDLGNIRSEPNSKGEIVTRLKKGAYITKMGEKKDWYQVKLDSGTTAWAHRSIF
- a CDS encoding energy transducer TonB, with protein sequence MSLSHTVKKELSQDSSADLTRLDLIYAALLHLLVIIVAVVLAYWQNEKQDEPLQRIEVMMISAQQLSEIEHMARRKAKPVKQEAPKPKATEKPKVDPKKEPVLKLEEKPKPKPKAEPKPEVKAAPAPKAAAKKQQLDFDPFAPIASTTDRSAESRNKASTSRPDIANIAGQQLSRNEIERYIALMQAAVQEHWKVPASSSEVTDPLVEMELSRTGEVVSVKIMESSGNDMMDASLIRAIQAAAPFQLPKEQFEYFRVNQLRFRPLK
- the tolR gene encoding protein TolR, encoding MWAGQSKWSKDSEPMGEINVTPLVDVMLVLLIIFMVTAPLLTQGVNVDLPDAESPAMQQNVEPLVVTIRADGAIFMQKLPIDIKQLAPRIKAMREQKPGLPVFIRGDAKTPYGRVAEVMSLLESAGIRKVGLVTEPHR
- the tolQ gene encoding protein TolQ, which encodes MNQDLSILTLVLNAGFVVQGVLVLLMLLSVMSWAIIFNKWRLYSKTRNEAEQFSHNFWGGTDMDTIMTGIPQQYPDSPLPNIFQAGYREFMRSRRDATQEIAGKIVAAGGIDGIRRALDAAFSREMEKLSRNLAFLATVGSTSPFIGLFGTVWGIVNAFQSIALTKNTSLTAVAPGIAEALVATAFGLIAAIPAVVAYNKFTSDLKRMAANMEQFSSEFLNIIARHIKG